The following proteins come from a genomic window of Kwoniella bestiolae CBS 10118 chromosome 3, complete sequence:
- a CDS encoding ribosome biogenesis protein ERB1, whose amino-acid sequence MAPRNATASSSRAASSSVSRLAKTNGNAGPSTLKNKKRAVQEVSEDEDEEFGSAGSGIDMSEDEDGEEGEDDEEEEAFPEFDSEIEDGDAEEEDGDDETGLDEEELDDEESGSESGYNSSDIEAMYAEGDEDEEEEYSPITSPSSSHKDLSTDEKLSKLIAKNSIKPDESLGTDAKISRAKEGVGRLVPSKLVEGGYKREYEDYEAGYGSESSTEDNPNTVGNIPMEWYDDMPHIGYDVNGRKIFRPAQGDELDKFLSNTEDPAAWTSAEDKLLQQSVQLSDKELDIIRRLERAENPDADYDPYQPTIEWFTGEGNERVMPLSAAPEPKRRFVPSKWEHKKIMKIVKAIREGRIIPNKPSAAKPTVYSIWSESDQANLSHAMYMPAPQLPPPKTIESYNPPEEYLLNEEEQKQWEEADKEDRKTDFLPAKYDSLRLVPGYKNLVQERFERCLDLYLAPRTRKVKLNIDPESLIPKLPAPKELKPFPISTSVVYRHPESSRVRSVSTSPDGLWVATGSEDGIVRVWDLGNGREVWKWNLKGGAIQHLSFSPYKDECLLIALVSGKIAVLSPLALVAPAIAANTLTHVNTAFATSAATTKIGAGKEIKGVESIKWVRPSESERERGVLVYVEVPGTPKQVSWHRKGDYFATVASDASNKSVLIHQLSKHSTQSPFKKLPGQVQKVIFHPSKPHFFVATQRYIRQYDLATQTLVRTLQSGVKWISSLDLHPRGDNLIIGSYDKKLAWFDLDLSNKPYKTLRYHTKALRSVVYHPTLPLFASASDDGTIHIFHCTIYQDLMQNPLIVPLKILRGHKVTDGIGVLDLSWVSGKPWLVSSGSDGEVRLWCS is encoded by the exons ATGGCACCTCGGAACGCTACGGCCAGTAGCTCAAGAGCAGCGTCCAGCTCTGTCTCTCGACTAGCCAAGACAAACGGCAATGCTGGTCCTTCCACATTGAAAAACAAGAAGCGGGCCGTTCAAGAGGTttctgaagatgaggatgaagagtttGGATCAGCAGGCAGTGGGATAGATATGAgcgaagacgaggatggagaggaaggagaggacgacgaggaggaagaggcatTCCCAGAATTTGatagtgagattgaggatggagatgctgaagaagaagacggggatgatgagacaggcttggacgaagaggaattAGACGACGAAGAGAGTGGATCGGAATCGGGCTATAACTCGTCAGATATCGAAGCTATGTATGCTGAGGgcgacgaggatgaagaagaggaatattCACCTATTACTTCACCTTCGTCATCGCACAAGGATTTATCAACGGACGAGAAACTTAGTAAATTGATTGCGAAAAATTCGATCAAGCCTGACGAATCGCTCGGTACCGATGCGAAGATCTCGAGAGCCAAGGAAGGCGTGGGGAGACTGGTACCTAGTAAACTTGTTGAAGGGGGGTACAAGAGGGAGTATGAGGATTATGAAGCTGGTTATGGAAGTGAGAGTTCCACTGAGGAT AACCCTAATACCGTAGGAAACATCCCAATGGAATGGTACGACGACATGCCTCATATAGGGTACGACGTGAATGGCCGAAAGATCTTCAGACCCGCTCAAGGAGACGAGTTGGACAAATTCCTGTCAAACACTGAAGATCCAGCTGCATGGACATCGGCAGAAGATAAGCTTCTACAGCAATCCGTGCAATTGTCAGATAAAGAATTGGATATCATCAGAAGGTTGGAGAGAGCCGAGAACCCTGATGCCGATTACGATCCGTACCAACCTACGATCGAATGGTTCACTGGTGAAGGTAATGAGCGAGTTATGCCGCTCAGTGCTGCTCCGGAACCTAAGAGGAGATTTGTACCTTCCAAATGGGAACataagaag ATCATGAAAATCGTCAAAGCCATCAGAGAAGGACGGATTATCCCCAACAAACCCTCCGCAGCTAAGCCAACAGTATATTCCATTTGGTCCGAATCCGATCAAGCAAATCTTTCACATGCGATGTACATGCCTgctcctcaacttcctcctccaaagaCCATCGAATCTTATAACCCCCCTGAAGAATACCTGTTaaatgaagaagagcaaaAACAGTGGGAGGAGGCCGACAAAGAAGATAGGAAGACCGATTTCTTACCTGCCAAATACGACTCGTTGAGATTAGTACCAGGATACAAGAACTTGGTTCAAGAAAGGTTCGAAAGATGTTTGGATCTCTACTTGGCACCTAGAACAAGGAAGGTCAAGCTGAACATCGATCCAGAAAGTCTGATACCTAAATTACCGGCTCCGAAAGAACTCAAGCctttccccatctccacTTCGGTAGTGTACCGACACCCCGAAAGTTCAAGAGTAAGATCGGTATCCACTTCTCCCGATGGCTTGTGGGTAGCTACAGGTTCTGAAGATGGTATAGTGAGAGTCTGGGATTTAGGAAATGGACGGGAAGTCTGGAAATGGAATCTGAAGGGCGGTGCGATCCAACATCTATCCTTCTCGCCATACAAGGACGAATGCCTCTTGATAGCACTGGTTTCCGGTAAAATCGCTGTTCTCTCTCCCTTGGCTTTGGTGGCTCCTGCTATAGCGGCGAACACCTTGACGCACGTCAACACTGCCTTCGCTACCAGTGCTGCGACGACCAAGATCGGTGCGGGcaaggagatcaagggtGTCGAATCGATCAAATGGGTTAGACCgagcgagagcgagagagaACGAGGTGTGTTGGTGTATGTAGAGGTGCCAGGAACACCGAAACAGGTCAGCTGGCATAGGAAAGGTGATTACTTTGCGACTGTCGcgagtgatg CCTCAAACAAGTCAGTCTTAATCCACCAGCTATCCAAACACTCCACCCAATCCCCCTTCAAGAAACTACCAGGCCAAGTCCAAAAAGTGATCTTCCACCCTTCCAAACCCCATTTCTTCGTTGCCACCCAACGGTATATCCGACAGTACGACCTGGCCACTCAGACCCTCGTCCGAACATTGCAATCGGGTGTCAAGTGGATATCGTCCCTTGATTTGCATCCTAGGGGAGATAATTTGATTATTGGGTCGTACGACAAGAAGTTGGCGTGGTTCGATCTGGACTTGAGTAATAAGCCGTATAAGActttgag ATACCACACCAAAGCTCTCCGATCGGTAGTCTACCACCCGACATTACCCCTCTTCGCATCTGCTTCGGATGACGGTACCATCCATATATTCCACTGTACGATCTATCAGGATCTGATGCAAAACCCGTTAATCGTGCCGCTCAAGATTCTCAGAGGACACAAGGTAACAGATGGGATCGGAGTGTTGGATCtgagctgggtgagtgggaaACCTTGGCTGGTCAGTAGTGGGTCGGATGGCGAGGTCAGGCTGTGGTGTTCGTAG
- a CDS encoding mitochondrial 37S ribosomal protein uS4m, producing the protein MPLKPATRNVFNYNRAIPRMSWAPENLFNLWQRTSPDSPIKRTHDFTRTNSTPYQLRFTAKRLLRGYHGDHIGYTKFSRWYMPEKLPAIHESSSGGSSEVNKWVEGRERSGGRTNEEKQSRRKEKNSKAPIGTMLFADVERRLDVLIFRSCFAQSVWEARRYVVQGHVKLNGQVVRNPNVMLEPGDLFSVDPKIIHMLQPPLSSSNSTPTPAESDSGAPEEVGATASSSGDADSSSPTEASSASQTPTSTPLPDQSASSSSDALTASSGSHFSLPSYAQPHIFVPAYILPSYLTCSAVYVRHPTARPGYSEIPSPYDAGGELMSLGWEYFKRSMPRMRRKTDKWPNPWGGYGKK; encoded by the exons ATGCCCCTCAAACCGGCAACAAGGAATGTGTTCAACTACAACAGGGCCATCCCAcgtatg AGCTGGGCCCCCGAGAACCTCTTTAATCTATGGCAGCGTACCTCCCCCGACTCCCCCATAAAACGGACCCACGATTTCACCCGTACCAACTCGACCCCCTACCAACTCCGTTTCACTGCCAAACGACTACTAAGGGGCTATCACGGAGATCATATAGGCTATACAAAGTTCTCGAGATGGTACATGCCCGAAAAGTTACCAGCGATCCACGAGTCTTCCAGTGGCGGAAGCTCAGAGGTGAATAAGTGGGTTGAAGGCAGGGAACGATCTGGTGGAAGGACCAATGAGGAGAAACAGAGcaggaggaaggagaagaattCGAAGGCTCCGATCGGGACGATGTTGTTTGCTGATGTGGAGAGAAGGTTGGATGTGTTGATTTTCAGGAGTTGTTTTGCGCAGAGCGTGTGGGAGGCGAGGAGGTATGTCGTGCAGGGGCATGTCAAGTTGAATGGACAGGTT GTCCGAAACCCCAACGTAATGCTAGAACCAGGAGACCTCTTCTCAGTAGACCCAAAGATAATCCACATgctccaacctcctctttcctcttccaactccacaCCCACACCTGCCGAATCAGACTCAGGAGCACCAGAGGAAGTAGGCGCCACAGCCTCCTCATCAGGCGACGCAGACTCGTCCTCACCTACCGAAGCCTCCTCCGCCTCGCAGACACCCACATCTACCCCTCTTCCCGATCAatccgcctcttcctcttccgacGCTCTGACAGCTTCGTCAGGAAGTCACTTCTCGCTCCCCTCCTATGCCCAACCTCACATATTCGTCCCAGCCTACATCCTCCCTTCCTACCTTACCTGCTCGGCCGTATATGTTCGACACCCCACCGCCCGACCTGGGTACTCTGAGATTCCTAGTCCGTATGATGCTGGAGGAGAACTGATGAGTCTGGGGTGGGAGTACTTCAAGAGATCTATGCctaggatgaggaggaagactGATAAGTGGCCTAACCCGTGGGGAGGGTACGGTAAGAAGTAG
- a CDS encoding Grx4 family monothiol glutaredoxin, with amino-acid sequence MSFARAGLRTLRSLPSNQIYRSSTLLNQRRLISDEARKLIDNAVQTNPLVVFMKGTPESPQCGFSRAVCQILDVQGVPREKIVSYNCLEDQELRSAIKEYSEWPTIPQVYIKGEFVGGCDIVLGMHQSGELENLLIKEGLAPPLPEAEPAPKA; translated from the exons ATGTCATTCGCCAGAGCAGGTCTCCGAACcctt CGATCCCTCCCTTCCAATCAAATCTACCGATCATCGACCCTCCTAAATCAGAGAAGGTTGATCTCGGACGAAGCTAGGAAGCTGATAGATAAT GCAGTCCAAACCAACCCCTTAGTAGTCTTCATGAAAGGTACCCCCGAATCACCCCAATGTGGATTCTCAAGAGCCGTCTGCCAGATCCTGGAtgttcag GGCGTACCCAGAGAGAAGATCGTGTCGTATAACTGTCTAGAAGACCAGGAGCTCAGATCCGCTATCAAGGAGTACAG CGAATGGCCAACAATCCCTCAAGTGTATATCAAAGGTGAATTTGTCGGTGGATGCGATATCGTCTTAGGTA TGCACCAAAGTGGTGAACTTGAGAACCTACTTATCAAGGAGGGTTTGGCACCTCCCCTTCCAGAGGCAGAACCTGCTCCCAAGGCTTAg